One genomic window of Leptospira paudalimensis includes the following:
- the bioA gene encoding adenosylmethionine--8-amino-7-oxononanoate transaminase, giving the protein MKYNPVTSNTWVPLTIQEESESLLNIISAENEFVTDEDGNVWIDAISSWWTMIYGHRHPRLISALQNQLQSLDHVMLAGNIHESVEKLSKALLELTNFDFKKVFYSDNGSNAIEIALKLSIQYYQNHPDFKPRSEFIVFSNSYHGDSIGAMNVSGKNYFNRIFSELRFPTKEFPAPNCMNCPWGKQPTNCETECLTDLELSIKQNDYAGIVIEPLVFGANGMLFYDKKVLTKLRELATSTNTLLIFDEVFTGMGKLGEPFAYQKAEVVPDLLILAKGLTGGMLPLAATLVSDFIYKQFLSKDPYKAFFHAHTMTGNALACSVGYTSVSMLQEFGLTQVRDLEKKLNRYAISFQKKMGTSVENVRVKGGIFAFEWKEPVAHDEYLNPIGKQIKNALRKFHILLRPLGRTIYITPPYTISDPSLEKIFLALETTLLGFLEPEKD; this is encoded by the coding sequence ATGAAATATAATCCAGTTACATCTAACACTTGGGTTCCACTCACGATCCAAGAGGAATCAGAATCCTTATTAAACATTATTTCTGCCGAGAATGAATTTGTTACGGATGAAGATGGAAATGTTTGGATCGATGCCATCTCCAGTTGGTGGACGATGATTTATGGACATAGACACCCTCGACTTATCTCTGCTTTACAAAACCAATTACAATCTTTGGATCATGTAATGCTTGCTGGCAACATACATGAAAGTGTAGAAAAATTATCGAAAGCATTATTAGAACTTACAAACTTTGATTTCAAAAAAGTATTTTATTCGGATAACGGATCGAATGCGATCGAAATTGCATTAAAACTTTCGATACAATATTACCAAAACCATCCAGATTTTAAACCTCGTTCAGAGTTTATCGTTTTTTCCAACTCCTATCATGGGGATAGTATTGGGGCAATGAATGTATCTGGGAAAAATTACTTCAATCGCATTTTTTCAGAATTACGATTTCCAACAAAGGAGTTCCCAGCTCCCAATTGTATGAACTGTCCATGGGGGAAACAACCTACGAATTGTGAAACAGAGTGTTTGACAGATTTAGAACTTTCGATCAAACAAAACGATTATGCAGGAATCGTGATTGAACCTTTGGTATTTGGTGCCAACGGGATGTTGTTTTATGATAAAAAAGTTTTAACCAAATTACGAGAACTGGCAACAAGTACAAACACTTTGCTAATTTTTGACGAAGTCTTTACGGGTATGGGAAAATTAGGAGAACCGTTTGCTTACCAAAAGGCGGAAGTGGTTCCCGATTTACTGATTTTAGCAAAAGGACTCACTGGTGGAATGTTGCCACTTGCAGCAACCCTTGTATCTGATTTTATTTATAAACAGTTTCTTTCGAAAGATCCATACAAAGCATTTTTCCATGCACATACAATGACAGGGAATGCACTCGCATGTAGCGTTGGTTATACGTCTGTATCTATGTTACAAGAATTTGGACTAACACAAGTAAGGGATTTGGAAAAAAAACTAAATCGATATGCAATCTCCTTCCAAAAAAAAATGGGAACGTCAGTTGAAAATGTCAGAGTCAAGGGTGGAATTTTTGCCTTTGAATGGAAGGAACCAGTTGCCCATGATGAATACTTAAATCCCATAGGGAAACAAATCAAAAACGCCCTTCGGAAATTTCATATTTTACTCAGACCCTTGGGGCGAACCATTTACATCACTCCTCCCTATACCATTTCAGATCCTTCCCTAGAAAAAATATTTTTGGCGCTTGAAACGACACTTCTCGGATTTTTAGAACCAGAAAAAGACTAA
- the bioD gene encoding dethiobiotin synthase → MGQAFYVTGTGTDVGKTFFSSLFMAKYAKKYDFRYWKPIQTGTISADDTSFVQNTTHLPDTHFLKPGFVFKTPASPHYAARLEGQSIDPKTLLAMISKERKNNTLIEGAGGVFVPITENYLTIRAIQESNLGVVVVGSTELGTINHTLLTLEALTSRFIPVYGFYLVGPKNELQEDNATMIQKLGGVSLLGITNFPEQKLSNDEFNTFASTHFDLDRNVIDVVLNAEDEI, encoded by the coding sequence ATGGGACAAGCTTTTTATGTAACGGGGACCGGGACTGACGTAGGGAAAACTTTTTTTTCCTCTCTCTTTATGGCAAAATACGCTAAAAAGTATGATTTTCGGTATTGGAAACCCATCCAAACAGGAACCATTAGCGCCGACGATACAAGTTTTGTCCAAAATACAACTCATCTGCCTGATACACATTTTCTAAAGCCTGGTTTTGTGTTTAAGACACCAGCAAGCCCTCATTACGCGGCAAGGTTGGAAGGCCAATCCATTGATCCAAAAACTCTTTTGGCTATGATTTCCAAAGAACGAAAGAACAATACACTCATCGAAGGTGCAGGGGGAGTGTTTGTCCCCATAACTGAAAATTACCTAACCATACGAGCCATTCAGGAATCCAATTTAGGAGTGGTTGTAGTTGGTTCCACAGAACTTGGCACCATCAATCATACACTTTTAACACTGGAAGCATTAACCTCTCGGTTTATCCCAGTGTATGGATTTTACTTAGTGGGTCCTAAAAACGAACTACAAGAAGATAATGCAACCATGATACAGAAATTAGGTGGGGTTTCTCTTCTAGGAATCACAAACTTCCCTGAACAAAAATTATCAAATGATGAATTTAACACCTTTGCTTCTACTCATTTTGATTTAGACCGAAATGTGATTGATGTTGTATTAAACGCTGAAGATGAAATATAA
- a CDS encoding cyclic nucleotide-binding domain-containing protein, with translation MQLPLWKSILKRDDNPITEISHFLRETAIFEGMSRRTLREVARLIHKRKYYAGETIFFQGQAGTGVYLILQGKVEIFSEREGVTLKLAELEKGAFFGELALFQDFPRSATAVALVDSILLGFFQPELKTLLETKPRVGNDLLLSFASIIADRLRKTNDTLEAAYFKSKKNKPK, from the coding sequence ATGCAACTTCCCCTTTGGAAATCCATTCTCAAACGCGATGATAACCCCATCACAGAGATTTCACATTTTTTACGTGAAACTGCAATCTTTGAAGGTATGTCACGAAGGACACTTCGTGAAGTAGCAAGACTCATCCATAAACGAAAGTATTATGCAGGTGAAACCATCTTTTTTCAGGGACAAGCTGGAACGGGAGTTTACCTGATCTTACAAGGAAAAGTTGAAATTTTTTCTGAACGAGAAGGAGTGACTTTAAAGCTCGCCGAACTCGAAAAAGGTGCTTTTTTTGGTGAACTTGCTCTTTTCCAAGATTTTCCACGATCGGCTACTGCTGTTGCACTTGTTGATTCCATTTTACTTGGTTTTTTCCAACCAGAGTTAAAAACGTTATTAGAAACAAAACCGAGAGTTGGAAACGATTTACTTCTCAGTTTTGCATCAATCATTGCAGATAGACTTCGCAAAACGAATGATACGTTAGAAGCAGCATACTTTAAAAGCAAAAAGAATAAACCCAAATGA
- a CDS encoding AI-2E family transporter has product MIFKENSISSLVLRSAFFGLIALTVLIGIVGVKFLAIPLLISGIHFYIFHGVVDYFESRGIHRAFTIIIIFSILIAGAYWFLAFYLPNLFEKAQPIVSEWSIKMDDPNFQLLDFTKLPVVSKNPELWKKIINPEEIAKLATNNLEEFLRGIVVMIPTFISWMIIIPIISFFLLLDANLIYKTMISFIPNRFFEMFLMVFYRMNQQITSYLKSLVIQCGIMAVVASIGFYFVGVKFFVLFGVFLGVANSIPYLGPLVGAIPPILFAILFPEMSPSIGSIASVVIVAQLVDNAIVQPVVIANAVSLHPLAILIGIAVGGNFFGIFGMLLAIPVLSILKVTIGILYHALKEHQII; this is encoded by the coding sequence ATGATTTTTAAAGAAAATAGTATATCATCGCTAGTTTTACGATCTGCTTTCTTTGGGCTTATCGCATTAACTGTTTTAATTGGTATTGTTGGTGTAAAATTTTTAGCAATCCCACTTCTCATATCAGGAATTCATTTTTATATTTTCCATGGAGTTGTTGATTACTTTGAATCGAGAGGGATCCATCGAGCATTCACAATCATTATTATTTTTTCTATTTTGATTGCTGGAGCCTATTGGTTTTTAGCATTTTATTTGCCTAACTTGTTTGAAAAAGCACAACCAATTGTTTCGGAATGGTCTATCAAAATGGATGATCCAAACTTCCAGTTGCTTGATTTCACAAAACTTCCAGTAGTTTCCAAAAATCCAGAACTATGGAAAAAAATTATCAATCCAGAAGAGATTGCAAAACTTGCCACAAATAACTTAGAAGAATTTTTAAGAGGAATTGTTGTGATGATTCCAACATTTATCAGCTGGATGATCATTATTCCTATCATCAGTTTCTTTTTGTTACTCGATGCAAACCTTATCTATAAAACAATGATTAGTTTTATTCCCAATCGATTTTTTGAAATGTTTCTGATGGTTTTTTATCGTATGAACCAACAGATCACTAGTTACTTGAAGAGTTTGGTGATCCAATGTGGAATCATGGCAGTCGTTGCATCGATTGGATTTTATTTTGTGGGTGTGAAATTCTTTGTTCTGTTTGGAGTATTTTTAGGAGTTGCCAATTCGATTCCTTACTTAGGTCCGTTAGTTGGTGCCATCCCTCCCATCTTATTTGCCATTTTATTCCCAGAAATGTCACCTTCCATAGGTTCCATCGCATCAGTTGTCATAGTCGCTCAATTGGTAGACAATGCAATTGTACAACCTGTTGTGATTGCAAATGCCGTATCGTTACACCCACTTGCAATCCTCATAGGAATTGCAGTTGGTGGAAACTTTTTTGGAATTTTTGGGATGTTACTTGCTATCCCCGTTTTATCCATATTGAAAGTGACCATCGGCATTTTGTACCATGCTCTAAAGGAACACCAAATCATTTAA
- a CDS encoding DMT family transporter, with protein sequence MSRIFTPELFLVIAAILWGGTFVVIKLALDSVPPFLFLAVRFSLAGFITLLLYRKTLFSKANRRLDYILPAFFVACSALLGYAFQTIGLVYTSATQSGFMTGAYVIFVPLLQIAIERKLPSLRTWIAVVIVVIGLFCISQNGKSFDEFQGNLGFGFGDGLTLIGAFFFAIYIILIDIYTKKIPSQILVSFEILLIAVVSSFLFPIESIFLKQTINVQFDLKFWIGIIYTSVFATIFTTQIQTRYQKAVSPARAGLLYSLEPVFSFFLAYLVLGERLGTIGAIGSFLTLFGILFSEMGKWNKREE encoded by the coding sequence ATGTCTAGGATCTTCACTCCAGAACTGTTTTTGGTGATTGCCGCCATTCTTTGGGGTGGAACGTTTGTGGTCATCAAACTTGCGCTTGATTCGGTTCCTCCTTTTTTATTTTTAGCAGTCCGATTTTCCCTCGCCGGTTTCATCACATTATTACTCTATCGGAAAACCTTATTTTCCAAAGCAAATCGTCGATTGGATTACATTCTCCCAGCTTTTTTTGTCGCTTGTTCGGCCTTACTCGGGTATGCATTTCAAACCATTGGACTTGTTTACACTTCCGCTACCCAATCAGGATTTATGACAGGTGCGTATGTGATATTTGTACCATTACTACAAATTGCCATCGAACGAAAATTACCATCACTTCGAACATGGATTGCAGTTGTTATCGTAGTGATTGGATTGTTTTGTATTTCACAAAATGGAAAATCCTTTGATGAGTTCCAAGGTAACTTGGGATTTGGGTTTGGTGATGGGCTCACTTTGATTGGAGCGTTTTTTTTTGCAATCTACATCATTCTCATCGACATTTACACGAAAAAAATTCCATCTCAGATTTTAGTATCATTTGAAATTTTACTGATCGCAGTTGTCTCTAGTTTTCTTTTCCCGATCGAATCCATATTTTTAAAACAAACCATCAATGTTCAATTTGATTTAAAATTCTGGATTGGTATTATCTATACATCTGTCTTTGCAACGATCTTTACAACACAAATCCAAACAAGATACCAAAAGGCGGTTTCTCCGGCTAGGGCAGGATTACTCTATAGTTTGGAACCAGTATTTTCTTTTTTCTTGGCTTATCTTGTGTTAGGTGAAAGGCTCGGCACAATTGGTGCTATTGGTTCTTTTCTCACATTATTTGGGATTTTGTTTTCAGAAATGGGTAAGTGGAACAAACGAGAGGAATGA
- the ung gene encoding uracil-DNA glycosylase, whose amino-acid sequence MESSWKKVLQAEFDKPYFTNLREWVRDEYKTKIVYPPAKYIFNAFDLCPFDQVKVVIIGQDPYHGPGQAHGLCFSVLDGVPFPPSLQNIFKEIQDDVKKPIPKSGDLTYLAKQGVFLLNATLTVEKDKAGSHQNKGWEEFTDAVIRILANQKSNLVFLLWGSFAQKKEILIPPNKHLVLKSAHPSPLSAYRGFLGNRHFSKTNEYLKSIGKETIDW is encoded by the coding sequence ATAGAATCTAGTTGGAAAAAGGTTTTACAGGCAGAATTTGACAAACCTTATTTTACGAATTTACGTGAATGGGTAAGAGATGAATACAAAACCAAAATCGTCTACCCTCCTGCAAAATATATATTCAATGCATTTGATTTATGCCCTTTTGATCAGGTAAAAGTGGTAATCATCGGCCAAGACCCTTACCATGGACCAGGACAAGCTCATGGACTTTGTTTTTCTGTATTGGATGGTGTTCCGTTTCCTCCTTCTCTCCAAAATATCTTCAAAGAAATCCAAGATGATGTCAAAAAACCAATCCCAAAATCTGGTGATTTAACTTACCTTGCCAAACAAGGAGTGTTTTTACTGAATGCAACACTCACTGTCGAAAAAGACAAAGCAGGTTCCCACCAAAACAAAGGTTGGGAAGAATTTACTGATGCAGTGATCCGTATCTTAGCAAACCAAAAATCAAATTTGGTATTTTTATTATGGGGATCTTTTGCACAAAAAAAGGAAATCCTAATACCACCAAACAAACACTTGGTGCTAAAATCAGCGCACCCTTCTCCACTCTCTGCCTACCGAGGTTTTTTAGGAAACCGTCATTTTTCTAAAACGAATGAATACTTAAAATCAATAGGAAAAGAAACCATTGACTGGTAA
- a CDS encoding DMT family transporter, which translates to MTGNEKKGYFFVFLTGVFFAFEVIGFKEVFRRYSLSPEMAALFGVGFAFLVVSPYFLTSAQRRKKVMLTIKRDGKILLIGTLSNAMGIILYYYALKQTDLGPAAILIKTTVLYNVLLGVVFLGENLKYRETFGIIISMFGIYFISTLDGQIHWIAAICILVSAFLFAIQSYLIKKYIPEILGLEYAYLRLILLCVFFFFYSLGVGSFLVPKFSVVLTLGVCSLLGYFLGRAFYFEAHNYLPISKLNATLLIEPIFLMFVGILFMNEPIDIQKLGGGALILLGLYLIVFHKRKVKQNETN; encoded by the coding sequence TTGACTGGTAATGAAAAAAAGGGATATTTTTTTGTTTTTTTAACCGGAGTATTCTTCGCATTTGAAGTGATCGGTTTCAAAGAAGTTTTTCGGAGATATAGTTTATCGCCTGAAATGGCTGCGTTATTTGGAGTTGGATTTGCCTTTTTGGTTGTCAGTCCTTATTTTCTGACTTCAGCACAGCGCCGAAAAAAAGTAATGTTAACGATCAAACGAGATGGGAAAATTTTACTCATTGGAACTTTATCCAATGCCATGGGAATTATCTTGTACTATTATGCTTTAAAACAAACCGACTTAGGTCCCGCTGCAATTCTCATCAAAACAACTGTATTGTATAATGTTTTACTTGGTGTTGTGTTCCTTGGAGAGAATCTAAAATATAGAGAAACCTTTGGGATCATTATCTCTATGTTTGGAATTTATTTCATCTCTACCTTAGATGGTCAAATCCATTGGATCGCTGCAATTTGTATACTCGTCAGTGCTTTTTTGTTTGCGATCCAAAGTTATCTAATTAAAAAATACATCCCGGAAATCTTAGGTTTAGAATATGCCTACTTACGTTTAATTCTGTTATGTGTATTTTTCTTTTTTTATTCACTTGGTGTCGGATCTTTTTTAGTACCTAAGTTTTCAGTTGTATTAACACTTGGAGTCTGTTCATTACTCGGTTACTTTTTAGGAAGAGCTTTTTACTTTGAAGCACATAATTATCTTCCCATTAGTAAACTGAATGCCACTCTTCTCATTGAACCAATTTTTTTAATGTTTGTTGGCATATTGTTTATGAACGAACCCATCGACATACAAAAACTAGGTGGTGGTGCCCTCATTTTACTCGGACTGTATTTAATTGTATTCCACAAACGGAAGGTCAAACAGAATGAAACAAACTAA
- a CDS encoding 4a-hydroxytetrahydrobiopterin dehydratase, protein MKQTNQILNEESILTFLKAFPQWNYTKEKTLGYLSFEHSFVSFKSAFLFLTKLAFVSESLDHHAEIWNVYNKVRLKLYTHESNAITSKDLEFIQMLMENTNEF, encoded by the coding sequence ATGAAACAAACTAATCAAATTTTGAATGAAGAATCAATTTTAACATTCTTAAAGGCCTTTCCACAATGGAACTATACAAAGGAAAAAACACTTGGTTATCTTAGTTTTGAACATTCCTTTGTTTCTTTTAAAAGTGCATTTTTGTTTTTAACAAAACTAGCATTTGTATCGGAATCGTTAGACCACCATGCAGAAATATGGAATGTTTATAATAAAGTTCGACTCAAATTATATACACATGAATCAAATGCGATCACTTCCAAAGATTTGGAGTTCATTCAAATGTTAATGGAAAATACAAACGAGTTTTGA
- a CDS encoding porin OmpL1, with the protein MLKSLRFGMMGFLLMCLAGSLSAQSGPRSYFMVGLGMQFDLAQLGGTITKDGLDSRNPQLSGTGAPTGSLQKAIYAENTLISLKRTTGGAVGAKTSGAMVGGNVNVGYEKEGVFGVPSLFWRINVNYTTKISGGETSSTVMGYKWLDQEWQYTAWTVPTYLGIKLYNAANDTAVYVGAGVNYFHGWWGVSGTINNPGLQTFAPGILGPGGSLLGDAPNPGINKENVRFGAHGFGLNWLVGAQTKVTDKGHLFFELETILSAGMGVGGVASVGGASALAPWVAYPVVIGGQTYRVGYKIEI; encoded by the coding sequence ATGCTGAAATCTCTACGCTTTGGAATGATGGGGTTCTTACTTATGTGCTTGGCTGGCAGCCTTAGCGCACAATCTGGTCCTCGTTCTTATTTTATGGTCGGTCTTGGTATGCAATTTGACCTTGCACAACTCGGCGGAACCATTACAAAAGATGGTCTAGATTCTAGAAACCCACAATTGAGCGGAACTGGTGCTCCAACTGGTTCACTTCAAAAAGCTATTTACGCTGAAAACACTCTTATCAGTTTGAAACGAACAACTGGTGGTGCTGTTGGTGCAAAAACTAGCGGAGCTATGGTTGGTGGTAACGTAAACGTAGGTTACGAAAAAGAAGGAGTCTTCGGAGTTCCTAGCCTTTTCTGGAGAATCAACGTTAACTATACTACTAAAATCTCTGGTGGTGAAACATCTTCCACAGTTATGGGATACAAATGGTTAGACCAAGAGTGGCAATACACTGCTTGGACAGTTCCAACATACTTAGGTATCAAATTATACAATGCTGCAAATGACACTGCTGTTTACGTTGGAGCAGGGGTAAACTACTTCCACGGATGGTGGGGAGTTTCTGGAACAATCAATAACCCAGGACTTCAAACTTTCGCTCCTGGAATTTTAGGACCTGGTGGATCACTTCTTGGTGATGCTCCAAACCCTGGAATCAACAAAGAAAACGTACGTTTTGGTGCACACGGTTTTGGTTTAAACTGGCTTGTTGGTGCTCAAACAAAAGTAACTGACAAAGGTCACCTTTTCTTCGAATTGGAAACTATCCTTTCTGCAGGAATGGGCGTTGGTGGAGTTGCATCGGTTGGAGGAGCTTCTGCTCTTGCACCTTGGGTAGCATACCCAGTGGTAATCGGTGGACAAACTTACCGCGTAGGTTACAAAATCGAAATTTAA
- the carA gene encoding glutamine-hydrolyzing carbamoyl-phosphate synthase small subunit → MQAFLVLANGTVMKGRSFGANKNSIGEVVFNTSMAGYQEILTDPSYKGQLVTLTYPMIGNYGINPDDMESDRIQSSGLIVKEYVKRPSNFQSKETLSDFLIRFGVPAIEGIDTRKLTRIIRNSGAMNCGIFISETYEDSFLEAVKNAPSMEGQDLAQVVTCEKPYVFGAHSPSKFKLAVYDFGIKRNILRLLDSAGFNVHVFPAKTNAEDLLKEGFDAFFLSNGPGDPAPLNYAIQSAKTIMDAKKPLFGICLGHQIIGLALGKKTSKLKFGHRGGNHPVRNEETGKIEITSQNHGFHVLGESSADMPITRINLFDNTVAGLKTKGLPVMAVQYHPEACPGPHDSAYHFQEFYTMVESSKS, encoded by the coding sequence ATGCAGGCTTTTTTGGTTTTAGCAAACGGAACGGTCATGAAAGGCCGATCCTTCGGTGCAAATAAGAATTCGATCGGCGAGGTAGTCTTTAATACCTCTATGGCGGGCTATCAGGAAATTTTAACTGACCCTTCCTACAAAGGTCAACTTGTCACACTTACCTACCCTATGATTGGGAACTACGGAATTAATCCAGATGATATGGAATCAGATCGAATCCAATCCTCTGGTCTCATTGTCAAAGAGTATGTCAAACGTCCTTCCAATTTCCAATCCAAAGAAACACTCAGTGATTTTTTAATCCGATTTGGAGTGCCTGCTATCGAAGGGATTGACACTCGCAAACTAACACGTATTATTCGAAATTCTGGTGCCATGAATTGTGGTATTTTTATCAGTGAGACGTATGAAGATTCTTTTTTAGAAGCTGTCAAAAATGCTCCTAGTATGGAAGGCCAAGACCTTGCACAGGTAGTCACATGTGAAAAACCATATGTTTTTGGAGCCCATTCTCCAAGCAAATTCAAACTAGCTGTATATGATTTTGGAATCAAACGTAACATCTTACGTTTACTCGATTCTGCTGGGTTTAATGTACATGTATTCCCTGCCAAAACAAATGCAGAAGATTTATTAAAGGAAGGATTTGATGCTTTCTTTTTATCCAATGGCCCTGGGGATCCTGCCCCATTAAACTATGCAATTCAATCGGCAAAAACAATTATGGATGCAAAAAAACCATTGTTTGGAATCTGCCTTGGACACCAAATCATAGGCCTTGCGCTTGGGAAAAAGACCTCCAAACTCAAGTTTGGTCACAGAGGTGGAAACCACCCTGTGCGAAATGAAGAAACAGGAAAAATTGAAATCACTTCACAAAACCATGGCTTTCATGTGTTAGGTGAATCTTCAGCTGATATGCCAATTACGCGGATTAATCTTTTCGACAATACAGTTGCAGGTCTAAAAACCAAAGGTTTACCTGTGATGGCGGTGCAGTACCACCCAGAAGCTTGTCCAGGTCCCCATGATTCAGCCTATCATTTCCAAGAATTTTATACTATGGTAGAATCCTCAAAATCCTAA
- a CDS encoding DUF5808 domain-containing protein has product MSYKEDKNFWGIPYGTEISAEAFVKDIWDPSTEEILTPKQFLGIGWGINLHALGRRVGVIK; this is encoded by the coding sequence ATGTCATACAAAGAAGATAAAAATTTCTGGGGGATTCCTTACGGAACTGAAATCTCTGCGGAAGCGTTCGTAAAAGATATTTGGGATCCAAGCACAGAAGAAATTCTCACACCAAAACAATTCCTTGGAATTGGTTGGGGGATCAACTTACATGCCCTTGGCAGACGAGTTGGTGTGATCAAGTAA
- a CDS encoding MBOAT family O-acyltransferase, whose protein sequence is MLFNSLTFVLHFSLFYLIYFYSSFTIRKTLLILFGLYFYSQWGIVGTILLIASIIFNFLMGILIDSNDSTLRKRIFVFGIIANILYLGVFKYFLFVWDIYSDLKIEFGGESPLWKPNLLLPIGISFYTFHNISYLIEVYDHRIKVCKNFFTFVLYDLFFPLLLLGPIERPGNLIPQFESEKFISKEKIWNGLSLFCFGVFIKSSIADPLSRYVGTMASSFGTLEPGILWIVAPSIAFQVYADFFGYSLCAMGLAEMLGFELMNNFKRPFFTSNPSEFWSKWHISLSTWLRDYVYIKLGGNRHGFLRENSNLLLVWFLTGIWHGAGYGFFIWGLYLGICLILYRILKHMGLTQFQNPFLKVLGILFTFYSFSLGLLLFRINSPSESLLIVKNLQHIPHPSFIPYSLLLIILPLVLFDVWQEWKGTERPNFFVNETPYVFGLLFVIGFCWFSLVSPFAKEDFFYFQF, encoded by the coding sequence GTGTTATTTAACTCACTCACTTTCGTCTTACACTTTTCTCTTTTTTATTTAATTTATTTTTATTCATCCTTCACCATTCGCAAAACATTATTAATCCTCTTTGGATTGTATTTTTACTCACAATGGGGGATCGTTGGGACAATTTTACTTATAGCTTCTATCATTTTTAATTTTCTTATGGGGATTCTCATTGATTCAAATGATTCGACACTTCGTAAGAGAATCTTTGTATTTGGTATCATTGCCAATATCCTGTATTTGGGAGTCTTTAAGTATTTTTTGTTTGTATGGGATATCTATTCTGATCTGAAAATTGAATTTGGAGGAGAATCACCTCTTTGGAAACCGAATCTATTATTGCCAATTGGAATTTCTTTTTATACCTTTCATAATATTAGTTATTTGATCGAGGTATATGATCACAGAATCAAAGTATGTAAAAACTTTTTTACCTTCGTATTATATGATTTATTTTTTCCGTTATTGTTGCTTGGACCAATTGAAAGACCAGGCAATTTAATCCCTCAATTTGAATCTGAAAAATTCATTTCAAAAGAAAAAATCTGGAATGGTCTTTCTCTATTTTGTTTTGGAGTATTCATCAAATCAAGCATTGCTGATCCTTTGTCTCGTTATGTGGGAACCATGGCAAGTTCCTTTGGAACTTTAGAGCCTGGAATCTTGTGGATTGTGGCTCCAAGCATTGCCTTCCAAGTGTATGCAGATTTTTTTGGATATTCGTTATGTGCTATGGGACTTGCCGAAATGTTGGGTTTTGAGCTCATGAACAATTTTAAAAGACCATTCTTTACTTCCAACCCATCAGAATTTTGGTCAAAGTGGCATATTTCTCTTTCTACATGGTTACGTGATTATGTTTATATTAAGTTAGGTGGGAATCGGCATGGATTTCTGAGAGAGAATTCTAATTTATTATTGGTTTGGTTTCTGACTGGGATTTGGCATGGGGCAGGTTACGGTTTTTTCATTTGGGGTTTGTATTTAGGAATTTGTTTGATTCTGTATCGAATTTTGAAACATATGGGTCTCACTCAATTCCAAAATCCATTCTTAAAAGTCCTGGGTATCCTTTTTACTTTTTATAGTTTTTCATTGGGTCTTCTTTTGTTTCGTATCAATTCGCCTTCCGAATCATTACTCATTGTTAAAAACTTACAACACATACCACATCCTTCCTTCATTCCTTATTCACTTTTATTGATTATCTTACCTTTAGTTTTATTTGATGTTTGGCAAGAGTGGAAGGGAACGGAAAGACCGAATTTTTTTGTGAATGAAACACCATATGTATTTGGTCTCTTATTTGTGATTGGATTTTGTTGGTTTTCATTAGTTTCACCTTTTGCTAAAGAAGATTTTTTTTATTTTCAATTTTAA